CCTGTTGGGCGCCGATGTCCTGGGGCGCTTCGACTTCATCTTCGATATTCCCGGCGAGCAGGTGGTCCTTTCCGGCCAGCCGCTGGAGCACGACGGCGTCGCCGTGCCGCTGGACTCGTTCATGGGCATCCCTGTCGTCTCGCCCCGTATCCGGGGCACCGCCTACCGGATGTTCTTCGACACCGGCGCGCAGGTCGGCTATTTCCAGCACGATTCCCTCGCCGACTTTCCCTCCGCCGGACGCATCGACGACTTCTACCCCGGCATCGGGTCATTCGAAACCGAGACCTACCACGTGGACGTCCAACTCGGCGGCATCGACTTCACCCTCCGCTGCGGCGCCCTCACCGGCCTGCTCGGCGCGACCCTCGAGCTCGCCGGAACCCAGGGCATCATCGGCAACCAGCTACTCCGCGACCGCCGGGTCGGCTACTTCCCGCGCCGCCATCTGCTGGTCCTTTGAGCCGCGGGGAGAAACCCCCGGGATCTCTCTCCGCGCTCCGTGAAAGCGCCACCGGATCCTTGCCCGCGGAGGATGAAGACAATCCGCTGACAGGGTTTTCCGTATTCACGCATATATTTCATTGATAAATTCAAGAATCGCTCGCACGAACCCCGAAACGCGTTGCCCGGACAGAGACCGTCCTCGACCGCAAGACCGGCGGACCCCATGGCAGGACCCGCCGGCGGGAACATGAAAAACCCGGCAACGGGTCCGCCGCCCCCTCGAGATCGGCATCCCCGGCTGATGGGCTCGAACCGCATGCGGCGGTTTTGGCGACATAAGCGAGCCATGCCGGGGAAGAGCACGGAAGCCTGACCTCGCCGCCATCCCGTGCTGGCAGGCTCGGCCCCCCGGAAAATTCACGATCCTCGTCTGCGCCAAGGTTGACGAGTGCGAGAGCCCCGTCTAGACTCTGGCGTCGTTGCCGAAGTGGCGGAACTGGCAGACGCGCATGGTTCAGGTCCATGTGGGCGCAAGCCCGTGGAGGTTCGAGTCCTCTCTTCGGCACCATGAAGCGGCAGCACCCATCGGCCGGGGCCCCAGCGGGCTCCGGCCTTTTTCGTGAGCCCGCGCCGGCCGGAGACGGGTCCCGGCCGCAAAGCCCCTCGCCTCCCCTCGCTCAAGCTCAGTGCAGGACCCGCTCCCGGCAGAGGTCCTCGTCCCAGCGGCGGGCGGCCTCCAGCAGGATCTGCTGGGTGTCGAGAGCCACACCGAGCACGGTCTGCTCTGGGCGCGGCCGGGTCGGGGCCGGCGTGCGGAAACGGAACACGCCGCTCTTCCAGGAGAGGATCACGGCCACGGCCTCTTCGATCTGCTCGGCCAGGCCCTGGGCCAGGTCACCCGGCTCGAGGGCGCCCATTTCCAGCAGCACCGTCCCCAGGGGTTTCCACGGGGCGACGGCGGCCTGCCGCTCGAGAGCTTGTCCGAGGATCTGGGGGTCCACCGCCCGCCGCCGCAGCAGGACGGCGCCGAGACGCTCGGGCGCCGGCGAGAGGGCCGCGCGCACGATGCGGCCGTCCTCCATTTCGATTTCTCCCCGCTCGGGAGGCTCCTCCTGCTCCACCTGGAGGATCCCGCTGCGCCGGGTGGCTCCGAGGATCTGCAGGACCTCGGCCAGGCCAATGGCCTCGAGCCGACCCGCAAAGGCCAGCGAGGGGTGAGTCGGATTCGGGGACATGGATCGTTTCCCTCCTGGACACTCCGAAAGGAAACGTAGGTTGGGAAGGATGGGCGGGCAAGGCCGGCTCAGGTCGGCCGCTTGTAGACCACCTCCCGCAAACCATCCCGCCGCAGAAGGATCTCGTCGACGATCAGCGGCTCGAGCAGGCGCTCGAGGGCCCGGTTGCCCCGGCTGATCAGGCGCGAGCGGGTCCCTGCCCGGGGCAAGGCCCTTAGGGAGGCGTCTTCCAGCACCTCGAGGCGCTCTGCCGACGACAGCCGCGCCGCCCCGGTCCGGGAAACCAGGAAGACCTTCCCGCCGGGGACCAGCACGCGGGCCCACTCCGCGCCCAGCGCGGCGGCCGTCTCGTCCTCCAGCAGGTCCACCAGGTCCAGCCCCACCACCAGGTCGAAAGCGGCGTCGGCATGGGACAGGGGCAGTTCCGGCCAGTCCTCACCGTCCACCGTCACCCGGGCCCCGTGCCGCGAGAAGGTCTCGATGGTCCGGCCGGAAGGCGGCCCCACGATCAGCACCCGGTAGGCAGAGCCCTCCTCGCTCCGACGCTCGATCTTCTCGAAGACTTCCAGCAGGAAGCGGGAAGCACCGCCGGTCACCGGCGCCGCGGGATCCTCACCCGGGGGAGAGGAGCCCGAGGACCGGCGACGCAGCCATGAACCCATGGCGCTCGGACCCCGGGGCCGGTCAGTGGCTGACCGAGGCCGACTTGGGCGCCGCCGCGGTCTTGTCCTTGGCGGACGCCTGGGGAGACTTGGAGCGATCCATGTCGACGCTGCCCTTGAAGCGCGCTCCGTCGGCGATGCTGATCCGCGGCGAGGCGATATCGCCCTTGACAGAGCTTCCAGCCATCAGCTCGACACGCTCGCCGGCGACCACGTCGCCGATCACGCTGCCCTCGATGCGGATCGCCTTGGCCTCCAGCGTCGCCTCGATCTTGGCCTTGGAGCCGATGGTCAGGTGATGGTCCAACAGGCGCACCACGCCTTCGACGTGCCCTTCGATGACAAGGTCTTCCTTGCCGATCAGTTCGCCCTTGATCTGGATCGACGGTCCGATGATCGCCTTGGTCGTGTCCATCACTGCTCCCTTTCTCGGAGACGCCGCCTGGGGCGCCTGCCGGTCGGCCGTGGGTGCCGGTGTCGGGCTACTGGGGGTGTTCACCGGCCTGATATCGTCCTGGTCCTTGCGGCCCCACATACCCATTTGCGAATCTCCTCGTGGAACGGAAAACCGGCCGCTTTCCTGCGGCGGCTTTCCCTCCACCGACGTTGCCCGACCCTCGAGCGAGAGATCGGGAGCTGGATCAACCGGCGTCGCTGCCGTCGGACGGGAAGCGCGCCAAGAGTTTCTTGATCGCCACCGCGGCCTCGCGCTGGACCAATCCGTCGCGGTCCTCGCGGAAGGCCCGGTCGAGCACGGAAATCGTCTCCTTGCGGCCCACCTCTCCGAGCACCCGGGCCGCCTCGGCGCGAGCGAAGTTGTCCCGGGCGTGGAGGGCCCTGTCCTCGAGGAAGGGGACGGCCTCCTTGCGCCCCAGCAGGGCCAGGGCGTGAGCCATCACCACCGCGGGCATGTCGTCTTCTTCGACGGCCAGGCGCTCGGTGAGCACCGGGGCCGCCTTCTCGCCGTCCATCTGCATCAGCGCCCAGGCGGCCTTGCCGCGGCAGACGGGGTCGAAGTCTTCCAGCGCCTCCAGGATCACCTTCCGGCCCCGCTCGTCGCCGATCTCGCCCAGCGCCTCGACGGCCCACGAACGGTTCTTCTGGTTGTCGGTGTGGAAGACGTCGATCAACACGTCCACCGCCCGGGGGTCGCCCAGGCGGCCGAGGGTCTGTACCGCGGCGTTGCGGATGCCCTCGTCGGCGTCCTTCTCGAGACGTTCGACCAGGAATTCCACGCC
This DNA window, taken from Acidobacteriota bacterium, encodes the following:
- a CDS encoding class I SAM-dependent methyltransferase — encoded protein: MGSWLRRRSSGSSPPGEDPAAPVTGGASRFLLEVFEKIERRSEEGSAYRVLIVGPPSGRTIETFSRHGARVTVDGEDWPELPLSHADAAFDLVVGLDLVDLLEDETAAALGAEWARVLVPGGKVFLVSRTGAARLSSAERLEVLEDASLRALPRAGTRSRLISRGNRALERLLEPLIVDEILLRRDGLREVVYKRPT
- a CDS encoding HEAT repeat domain-containing protein yields the protein MKVNRPVPSAALAAWVLAAALLVACAPQGLPGDTPDARSLAAAELGVNGANENIPPLVEALRRDQEMVQIQAATSLGRIGTVEAVAALSEFIDADSRLVRQAVAQALRDVDPSAYPQAAEVLVEMGKKTLPQGPDKDPDLLVRAAVVTSLAVVQQPVGVEFLVERLEKDADEGIRNAAVQTLGRLGDPRAVDVLIDVFHTDNQKNRSWAVEALGEIGDERGRKVILEALEDFDPVCRGKAAWALMQMDGEKAAPVLTERLAVEEDDMPAVVMAHALALLGRKEAVPFLEDRALHARDNFARAEAARVLGEVGRKETISVLDRAFREDRDGLVQREAAVAIKKLLARFPSDGSDAG
- a CDS encoding polymer-forming cytoskeletal protein produces the protein MDTTKAIIGPSIQIKGELIGKEDLVIEGHVEGVVRLLDHHLTIGSKAKIEATLEAKAIRIEGSVIGDVVAGERVELMAGSSVKGDIASPRISIADGARFKGSVDMDRSKSPQASAKDKTAAAPKSASVSH
- a CDS encoding DUF4388 domain-containing protein, with amino-acid sequence MSPNPTHPSLAFAGRLEAIGLAEVLQILGATRRSGILQVEQEEPPERGEIEMEDGRIVRAALSPAPERLGAVLLRRRAVDPQILGQALERQAAVAPWKPLGTVLLEMGALEPGDLAQGLAEQIEEAVAVILSWKSGVFRFRTPAPTRPRPEQTVLGVALDTQQILLEAARRWDEDLCRERVLH